In one window of Nakamurella sp. PAMC28650 DNA:
- the rpmJ gene encoding 50S ribosomal protein L36, with product MKVQPSVKKICDKCKVIRRHGRVMVICDNVRHKQRQG from the coding sequence ATGAAGGTTCAGCCCAGCGTCAAGAAGATCTGCGACAAGTGCAAGGTGATCCGCCGGCACGGTCGCGTCATGGTCATCTGCGACAACGTGCGTCACAAGCAGCGCCAGGGCTGA
- a CDS encoding DNA-directed RNA polymerase subunit alpha codes for MLISQRPALTEEPVSANRSRFVIEPLEPGFGYTLGNSLRRTLLSSIPGASVTSIRVDGVLHEFTTVPGVKEDITELILNLKELVVSSEDDEPVTMYLRKQGPGDVTAADIAPPAGVEVHNQDLHLATLTKKGKLEIELVVERGRGYVPASPNKVVGAEIGRIPVDSIYSPVLKVTYRVEATRVEQRTDFDRLVLDVETKPSISPRDALASAGTTLVELFGLARELNVDAEGIEIGPSPAEADHIAAFALPIEEMDLTVRSYNCLKREGIHTVGELVSRTEADLLDIRNFGQKSIDEVKIKLHGLGLSLKDSPAGFDPAAAAQAYGDADWSDTDDDFAPATVIPDEGTNFGVPAETANDDTDYAETEQV; via the coding sequence ATGCTGATCTCCCAGCGCCCGGCCCTCACCGAGGAGCCGGTCTCGGCCAATCGTTCGCGGTTCGTCATCGAGCCGCTCGAACCAGGTTTCGGCTACACCCTGGGCAACTCGCTCCGGCGCACCCTGCTGTCCAGCATTCCCGGTGCCTCGGTCACGAGCATCCGGGTGGACGGCGTGCTGCACGAATTCACCACCGTTCCCGGAGTCAAGGAAGACATCACCGAGCTGATCCTGAACCTCAAGGAACTGGTCGTCTCGAGCGAGGACGACGAGCCCGTCACCATGTACCTGCGCAAGCAGGGCCCCGGCGACGTGACCGCCGCCGACATCGCGCCGCCGGCCGGCGTGGAGGTCCACAACCAGGACCTGCACCTGGCCACCCTGACCAAGAAGGGCAAGCTCGAGATCGAGCTCGTCGTCGAGCGTGGCCGCGGCTACGTCCCGGCCTCGCCCAACAAGGTCGTCGGCGCCGAGATCGGCCGCATCCCGGTCGACTCGATCTACTCGCCCGTCCTGAAGGTCACCTACCGCGTCGAGGCGACGCGTGTCGAGCAGCGCACCGACTTCGACCGTCTCGTGCTGGACGTCGAGACCAAGCCCTCCATCTCCCCGCGTGACGCGCTGGCCTCGGCCGGCACCACCCTGGTGGAACTGTTCGGCCTGGCCCGCGAACTGAACGTCGACGCAGAGGGCATCGAGATCGGGCCGTCGCCGGCCGAGGCCGATCACATCGCCGCGTTCGCCCTGCCGATCGAGGAGATGGACCTGACCGTCCGCTCCTACAACTGCCTCAAGCGCGAAGGCATCCACACGGTCGGCGAGCTCGTCTCGCGGACCGAGGCCGACCTGCTCGACATCCGCAACTTCGGACAGAAGTCGATCGACGAGGTCAAGATCAAGCTGCACGGCCTCGGCCTGTCCCTCAAGGACTCGCCGGCCGGTTTCGATCCCGCCGCCGCGGCCCAGGCCTACGGCGACGCCGACTGGAGCGATACCGACGACGACTTCGCGCCCGCGACGGTCATCCCGGACGAGGGCACCAATTTCGGTGTCCCGGCCGAGACGGCCAACGACGACACGGATTACGCCGAGACCGAGCAGGTCTGA
- the rpsM gene encoding 30S ribosomal protein S13, whose protein sequence is MARLMGVDLPRDKRMEIALTYIYGIGRTRAAALLVATGISPDLRSKDLTDDDVLALREQIDAGFKVEGDLRREVQADIRRKMEIGSYQGIRHRRHLPVRGQRTKTNARTRKGPKKTIAGKKKAR, encoded by the coding sequence ATGGCACGACTCATGGGTGTCGATCTTCCCCGCGACAAGCGCATGGAGATCGCACTGACCTACATCTACGGGATCGGCCGCACGCGCGCCGCTGCCCTGTTGGTCGCAACCGGCATTAGCCCGGACCTGCGCTCCAAGGACCTGACCGATGACGACGTCCTCGCTCTGCGCGAGCAGATCGATGCCGGCTTCAAGGTCGAGGGCGACCTACGCCGTGAGGTGCAGGCCGACATCCGTCGCAAGATGGAAATCGGTTCGTACCAAGGCATTCGTCACCGTCGTCACCTGCCGGTGCGTGGTCAGCGCACCAAGACCAACGCACGGACCCGCAAGGGCCCGAAGAAGACCATCGCCGGCAAGAAGAAGGCCAGGTAA
- the map gene encoding type I methionyl aminopeptidase — MADRGIQYKTLGELQAMRASALVLVRAIAAGRSAVVPGATTADVDAAVAAVIADAGATSNFLHYGAHGADRGFPATICASVNEEVVHGIPGPRVLLEGDLLSIDAGCILDGWHSDSAITVHVGEPSNMAEVDLINATSLAMWAGIAAAKPGGRLGDVSWAIETAGDKSGAQDGRRYGSVSGYGGHGIGTAMHMEPFIPNTGKRGKGQRLAFGMALAIEPMLTLGRPATRELDDGWTVVTKDGARAAHYEHSVAICEDGISVLTALDAGIAELAPFGVTPVSLD, encoded by the coding sequence ATGGCTGATCGCGGTATCCAGTACAAGACGTTGGGCGAGCTGCAGGCGATGCGAGCCTCGGCCCTGGTCCTCGTGCGCGCCATCGCAGCCGGCCGGTCGGCGGTCGTACCCGGTGCCACCACCGCCGACGTCGACGCGGCCGTCGCCGCGGTGATCGCCGACGCGGGCGCGACGAGCAATTTCCTGCACTACGGGGCACATGGGGCCGATCGGGGATTCCCGGCCACCATCTGCGCCTCGGTCAACGAGGAGGTCGTCCACGGGATCCCGGGTCCACGGGTGCTGCTGGAGGGCGACCTGCTGTCCATCGATGCCGGTTGCATCCTCGACGGCTGGCACTCGGACTCGGCGATCACGGTGCACGTCGGGGAACCGTCGAACATGGCCGAGGTGGACCTGATCAACGCGACGTCCCTGGCCATGTGGGCCGGTATCGCTGCCGCGAAGCCCGGTGGGCGGTTGGGTGACGTGTCGTGGGCGATCGAGACCGCCGGCGACAAGTCCGGTGCCCAGGACGGGCGGCGCTACGGGTCGGTCTCCGGGTACGGCGGGCACGGGATCGGCACGGCGATGCACATGGAGCCGTTCATCCCCAATACGGGCAAGCGCGGGAAGGGCCAGCGTCTGGCGTTCGGCATGGCGCTGGCCATCGAGCCGATGCTCACCCTCGGCCGGCCGGCGACCAGGGAACTGGACGACGGCTGGACCGTGGTCACCAAGGACGGTGCCCGGGCGGCCCACTACGAGCACTCGGTCGCCATCTGCGAGGACGGGATCAGCGTGCTCACTGCCCTCGACGCGGGCATCGCGGAACTGGCCCCGTTCGGGGTGACGCCCGTCTCGCTGGACTGA
- the glmM gene encoding phosphoglucosamine mutase, whose product MGRLFGTDGVRGLANADLTPSIALSLATSAARVLIDQALLRQGAVGTDRAAESSPEDRISGSADPVRRSVAVVGRDPRASGEMLEAAVAAGLASAGVDVLLLGVVPTPAVAFLTGELGADLGVVISASHNSMPDNGIKIFAAGGVKLDDSVEDAIETDMQAERTLPTGAGVGRITSAASSIDRYLEHLQACTPHSLTGVKVVVDCANGASFATAPEAYRRAGAEVVVIAGDPDGLNINDGVGSTHLDHVRAAVLEHGADLGIAHDGDADRCLAIDAAGNDVDGDSILAILAVALDVRGKLAASTVVSTVMANIGFHQAMAEAGITVVTTGVGDRYVLEEMRSGGFSLGGEQSGHLVLAEQATTGDGLLTALHLMAEMASTGKSLAQLAARVVRFPQILINVKVRDKAAVAASGAVASSVLEAERELGGLGRILLRPSGTEPLVRVMVEAATADQARLVAERVATVVAQVTG is encoded by the coding sequence ATGGGCCGGCTCTTCGGAACCGATGGTGTGCGAGGTCTGGCCAACGCCGATCTGACACCGTCCATTGCGCTTTCGCTGGCGACCTCGGCCGCCCGCGTCCTGATCGACCAGGCTCTGCTCCGGCAGGGTGCGGTCGGAACGGACCGGGCGGCCGAGTCGTCTCCGGAAGACAGGATCAGCGGGTCGGCGGACCCCGTGCGTCGCTCGGTGGCGGTCGTCGGGCGTGACCCCCGGGCCAGCGGCGAGATGCTCGAAGCCGCGGTCGCTGCCGGCCTGGCGTCGGCCGGCGTCGACGTGCTCCTGCTCGGGGTGGTGCCGACCCCGGCGGTGGCGTTCCTGACCGGCGAGCTGGGCGCCGATCTCGGGGTGGTGATCTCCGCCTCGCACAATTCGATGCCCGACAACGGGATCAAGATCTTCGCGGCCGGCGGCGTCAAGCTCGACGACTCCGTCGAGGACGCGATCGAGACCGACATGCAGGCAGAGCGGACGCTGCCCACCGGTGCGGGCGTGGGGCGCATCACCTCGGCCGCCTCGTCGATCGACCGGTATCTCGAACACCTGCAGGCCTGCACCCCGCACTCGCTGACGGGCGTCAAGGTCGTGGTCGACTGCGCCAACGGCGCCTCCTTCGCCACTGCGCCGGAGGCCTATCGACGCGCGGGGGCCGAGGTCGTCGTCATCGCCGGTGATCCGGACGGCCTCAACATCAACGACGGGGTCGGATCCACCCACCTCGACCACGTCCGGGCTGCGGTGCTGGAGCACGGAGCAGACCTCGGGATCGCCCATGACGGCGACGCAGACCGGTGTCTGGCCATCGATGCCGCCGGGAACGACGTCGACGGGGACTCCATCCTTGCCATCCTTGCCGTCGCCCTGGACGTCCGCGGGAAGCTGGCCGCGTCCACCGTGGTCAGCACGGTGATGGCCAACATCGGTTTCCACCAGGCGATGGCCGAGGCCGGTATCACCGTCGTCACGACGGGCGTCGGTGACCGGTACGTCCTGGAAGAGATGCGCTCCGGCGGATTCAGCCTGGGCGGCGAGCAGTCAGGGCACCTGGTGCTGGCCGAGCAGGCCACCACCGGTGACGGGCTGCTCACGGCACTGCATCTGATGGCGGAGATGGCTTCCACCGGAAAGAGTCTCGCCCAGCTCGCCGCCCGCGTGGTGCGTTTCCCGCAGATCCTGATCAACGTGAAGGTCCGCGACAAGGCAGCGGTCGCCGCGTCCGGTGCGGTGGCCTCGTCCGTGCTGGAGGCCGAACGGGAACTGGGCGGTCTCGGCCGGATCCTGCTCCGTCCGTCGGGGACGGAACCCCTGGTCCGGGTGATGGTCGAGGCGGCCACGGCCGACCAGGCCAGGCTCGTCGCCGAACGGGTGGCGACCGTCGTCGCACAGGTGACCGGCTGA
- the truA gene encoding tRNA pseudouridine(38-40) synthase TruA: MTDASLDAVTGDDLVRLRLDISYDGTDFSGWAAQPDRRTVAGCLTDALVVLFRQAVPLVVAGRTDAGVHASGQVAHIDVPGAGLRHLAPRVRPTDPPGSDELSGGRTGLLRRLAGLLPTDVRVRRVSMAPDGFDARFAALRRHYRYRIGIAEWGVEPLQRRDIFSRRRPLDVEAMSDAAARLLGLHDFAAFCKPREGATTIRELQGLTVRREGEEVVIDVQADAFCHSMVRSLVGSLIAVGEHQVPTGHPAVQLASRSRSTGIHIAPALGLTLVQVDYPPDAELLRRATATRAIRALPPPDS; encoded by the coding sequence ATGACGGACGCGAGCCTCGACGCGGTGACGGGCGACGATCTCGTCCGGTTGCGTCTGGACATCTCCTACGACGGCACCGACTTCTCCGGCTGGGCCGCCCAGCCCGATCGGCGCACCGTCGCCGGATGCCTGACCGACGCGCTGGTGGTGCTGTTCCGTCAGGCCGTCCCGCTCGTGGTCGCCGGCCGGACCGACGCCGGGGTGCACGCCAGCGGGCAGGTGGCCCACATCGACGTCCCGGGGGCCGGGCTGCGGCATCTTGCTCCCCGTGTGCGGCCGACGGACCCTCCCGGGTCCGACGAACTCTCCGGTGGGCGGACGGGGCTCCTGCGACGACTGGCCGGACTGCTGCCGACCGACGTCAGGGTGCGCCGGGTCAGCATGGCACCCGATGGATTCGACGCCAGGTTCGCTGCGCTCCGCCGCCACTACCGATACCGGATCGGGATCGCGGAGTGGGGGGTCGAACCGTTGCAGCGCAGGGACATCTTCTCCCGACGGCGACCGTTGGACGTCGAAGCGATGTCCGACGCCGCGGCGCGGCTGCTCGGACTGCACGACTTCGCGGCGTTCTGCAAGCCGAGAGAAGGAGCGACGACGATTCGTGAACTGCAGGGACTGACGGTCCGGCGTGAGGGGGAGGAGGTCGTCATCGACGTGCAGGCCGACGCCTTCTGCCACTCCATGGTGCGGTCGCTGGTGGGATCGCTGATCGCGGTCGGAGAGCATCAGGTACCGACCGGCCACCCGGCCGTCCAACTCGCGAGCAGGTCGAGATCGACCGGCATCCACATCGCGCCTGCCCTGGGGCTGACGCTCGTCCAGGTCGACTACCCGCCCGATGCCGAGCTGCTACGGCGGGCCACCGCCACCAGGGCCATCAGGGCTTTGCCTCCGCCGGACTCCTGA
- the infA gene encoding translation initiation factor IF-1 — MGKKDGAIEVEGRVVEPLPNAMFRVELENGHRVLAHISGKMRQHYIRILPEDRVVVELSPYDLTRGRIVYRYK; from the coding sequence ATGGGCAAGAAGGACGGGGCCATCGAGGTCGAGGGCCGCGTGGTCGAGCCGCTCCCCAACGCCATGTTCCGCGTGGAGTTGGAGAACGGGCACCGCGTGCTGGCTCACATCAGCGGGAAGATGCGGCAGCACTACATCCGCATCCTTCCCGAGGACCGCGTGGTCGTGGAGCTCTCGCCCTATGACCTCACCCGCGGTCGGATCGTGTACCGCTACAAGTAA
- the rpsK gene encoding 30S ribosomal protein S11, producing MPPKTRQGAAGVKKIRRKEKKNVSHGHAHIKSTFNNTIVSITDPTGAVISWASAGHVGFKGSRKSTPFAAQMAAESAARKAIEHGMRKVDVFVKGPGSGRETAIRSLQAAGLEVGAISDVTPQAHNGTRPPKRRRV from the coding sequence ATGCCACCGAAGACCCGTCAGGGTGCCGCCGGCGTCAAGAAGATCCGGCGCAAAGAGAAGAAGAACGTCTCGCATGGGCACGCCCACATCAAGAGCACGTTCAACAACACCATCGTCTCGATCACCGATCCCACCGGGGCCGTGATCTCGTGGGCCTCGGCCGGCCACGTCGGCTTCAAGGGCTCGCGCAAGTCCACCCCGTTCGCCGCCCAGATGGCGGCCGAGAGTGCCGCCCGCAAGGCCATCGAGCACGGCATGCGCAAGGTCGATGTGTTCGTCAAGGGCCCGGGTTCGGGTCGCGAGACGGCCATCCGCTCACTGCAGGCCGCCGGCCTCGAGGTCGGCGCGATCTCCGACGTCACCCCCCAGGCCCACAACGGAACCCGGCCGCCCAAGCGGCGTCGGGTCTGA
- the rplM gene encoding 50S ribosomal protein L13 produces MRTYSPKPGDVTHAWHVIDATDVVLGRLASQSAQLLRGKHKAIYAPHVDTGDFVVIINAEKVAISGNKRDGKFLYRHSGQPGGLRKQSVGELLDTRADLLVEKAIIGMLPHNSLGRSMARKLKVYVGSDHPHTAQQPQPFDIIQVAQ; encoded by the coding sequence GTGCGCACGTACAGCCCCAAGCCCGGCGACGTCACCCACGCCTGGCACGTGATCGACGCGACCGACGTCGTGCTCGGCCGGCTGGCCAGCCAGTCCGCGCAGCTGCTTCGCGGCAAGCACAAGGCGATCTACGCGCCGCACGTCGACACCGGAGACTTCGTCGTCATCATCAATGCCGAGAAGGTCGCCATCTCCGGCAACAAGCGGGACGGCAAGTTCCTCTACCGCCACTCCGGCCAGCCGGGCGGCCTGCGCAAGCAGAGCGTCGGCGAGCTGCTCGACACCCGCGCCGATCTGCTGGTCGAGAAGGCCATCATCGGGATGCTGCCGCACAACTCGCTGGGCCGTTCGATGGCCCGCAAGCTCAAGGTCTACGTCGGCTCCGACCACCCGCACACCGCGCAGCAGCCCCAGCCGTTCGACATCATCCAGGTCGCCCAGTAG
- a CDS encoding dienelactone hydrolase family protein, whose product MPPFGKKSSISIDHPSLEYLSHRGPHRVAAGNLADAGMPGLVFAPTSGRGLPAVALSHGWLQPARRYSDTMRFLASWGFVVVAPDTERGPIPSHGAMAMDLTAALDLVATGKLGNGRVRVDPQKLGVIGHSIGGGAAVLAAAARSGIGAVVTVTAAATHPSAVEAAARVRVPGLHLIGADDDMAEGDGSSIAAAWAGEAQLRTVKGASHLGLAEGSHWSSTLTGSGNEKRIQHLVRLLATAFLLRHLTDGEQLADELKGKVRGTTLEDLDEVRAE is encoded by the coding sequence ATGCCGCCGTTCGGCAAGAAATCGTCGATCAGCATCGATCATCCGTCCTTGGAATACCTGTCCCACCGCGGCCCGCACCGGGTGGCGGCCGGCAACCTGGCCGATGCGGGCATGCCGGGCCTGGTGTTCGCGCCCACCTCCGGCCGCGGCCTCCCCGCCGTCGCGCTGTCGCACGGCTGGCTGCAACCGGCCCGGCGTTACTCGGACACGATGCGCTTCCTTGCGTCCTGGGGCTTCGTCGTCGTGGCTCCGGACACCGAGCGGGGTCCGATTCCCTCCCACGGCGCCATGGCCATGGACCTGACCGCGGCGCTCGACCTGGTCGCCACCGGCAAGCTCGGCAACGGCCGGGTGCGGGTGGACCCGCAGAAGCTGGGCGTCATCGGGCACTCCATCGGTGGCGGCGCAGCGGTTCTCGCGGCCGCCGCCCGATCGGGCATCGGCGCGGTGGTGACGGTGACCGCCGCCGCCACCCACCCGTCGGCGGTCGAGGCCGCAGCCAGGGTGCGCGTCCCCGGACTGCACCTGATCGGCGCAGACGATGACATGGCAGAGGGTGACGGAAGCTCGATCGCCGCGGCGTGGGCCGGCGAGGCCCAGCTCCGCACCGTCAAGGGGGCCAGCCATCTCGGGCTCGCGGAAGGCTCGCACTGGAGCTCGACGCTGACCGGCTCGGGCAACGAGAAGCGGATCCAGCACCTGGTCCGGCTGCTGGCCACGGCGTTCCTGCTGCGTCACCTGACCGACGGTGAGCAGCTCGCCGACGAGCTCAAGGGCAAGGTCAGGGGCACCACTCTCGAGGACCTCGACGAGGTCCGCGCCGAGTAG
- the rpsI gene encoding 30S ribosomal protein S9, whose translation MSETPEIVEADEADLDASAEDGATEYTSESEDAPVIVPTVVKVAVDRPVQTVGRRKEAVVRVRLTPGTGVFTLNGRTMDNYFPNKVHQQLIKEPLVQLEKDGIYDVHAKLHGGGVSGQAGALRLGIARALIELDETDRPAMKKSGFLTRDARATERKKYGLKKARKAPQYSKR comes from the coding sequence GTGAGCGAAACTCCCGAGATCGTCGAAGCCGACGAGGCCGACCTGGATGCATCCGCCGAAGACGGTGCCACCGAGTACACGTCCGAGTCCGAGGACGCACCAGTCATCGTCCCGACCGTCGTCAAGGTCGCCGTCGACCGCCCGGTGCAGACCGTCGGGCGTCGTAAGGAGGCCGTCGTCCGCGTCCGCCTGACCCCGGGGACCGGCGTGTTCACTCTGAACGGCCGCACGATGGACAACTACTTCCCCAACAAGGTGCACCAGCAGCTCATCAAGGAGCCGCTGGTCCAGCTCGAGAAGGACGGCATCTACGACGTCCACGCGAAGCTGCACGGCGGTGGGGTGTCCGGCCAGGCCGGTGCGCTGCGCCTCGGCATCGCCCGCGCCCTGATCGAGCTCGACGAGACCGATCGTCCCGCGATGAAGAAGTCTGGCTTCCTGACCCGTGACGCCCGGGCCACCGAGCGCAAGAAGTACGGCCTCAAGAAGGCCCGCAAGGCCCCCCAGTACTCCAAGCGCTGA
- the rpsD gene encoding 30S ribosomal protein S4, with protein MARYTGPMTKKSRRLKTDLVGGDKAFEARPFPPGQHGRARTKEKEYLTQLQEKQKARFTYGVMEKQFSRYYKEASSRPGKTGETLLQILESRLDNVVYRAGLARTRRASRQLVTHGHFLVNGKRVDVPSYRVEQYDIVTVRKQSVETFPMELARQTFGDRPTPAWLQVVPNSLQVLIHQLPVRAQIDSQITEQLIVEYYSK; from the coding sequence ATGGCTCGCTATACCGGTCCTATGACCAAGAAGTCCCGTCGCCTCAAGACCGACCTTGTCGGTGGAGACAAGGCGTTCGAGGCCCGTCCCTTCCCTCCAGGGCAGCACGGTCGTGCGCGCACCAAGGAGAAGGAATACCTGACCCAGCTGCAGGAGAAGCAGAAGGCCCGCTTCACCTATGGCGTCATGGAGAAGCAGTTCTCCCGCTACTACAAGGAAGCGTCGTCCCGTCCGGGCAAGACCGGTGAGACCCTGTTGCAGATCCTCGAGTCGCGTCTGGACAACGTCGTCTACCGGGCCGGTCTGGCCCGGACCCGCCGCGCGTCGCGCCAGCTGGTGACCCATGGTCACTTCCTGGTCAACGGCAAGCGCGTCGACGTCCCGTCGTACCGCGTCGAGCAGTACGACATCGTCACCGTTCGCAAGCAGTCCGTGGAGACCTTCCCGATGGAGCTGGCCCGCCAGACCTTCGGCGACCGTCCGACGCCTGCCTGGCTGCAGGTCGTCCCGAACTCGCTGCAGGTGCTCATCCACCAGCTGCCCGTCCGGGCCCAGATCGACTCGCAGATCACCGAGCAGCTGATCGTCGAGTACTACTCGAAGTAG
- the rplQ gene encoding 50S ribosomal protein L17, with protein MPTPTKGPRLGGSPQHQRLILRNLAQSLFEHGKITTTEAKAKRLRPFAEKLITHAKRGDLHARREALKVIRDKAVVHKLFAEIGPSFQTRAGGYTRIIKTAPRKGDNAPMAIIELVTEETVSSAANRVARRAASTRAAAPKADAPRTDTTAADAVEAPLEAPTEIEEATQAEQAADEAPAEGEAEAVEATDSAVTTEPEDAADKK; from the coding sequence ATGCCAACTCCCACGAAGGGACCCCGCCTCGGCGGATCCCCGCAGCACCAGCGTCTGATCCTGCGCAACCTCGCGCAGTCGCTGTTCGAACACGGCAAGATCACCACGACCGAGGCCAAGGCCAAGCGACTGCGGCCGTTCGCCGAGAAGCTGATCACCCACGCCAAGCGTGGCGATCTGCACGCACGTCGTGAGGCACTGAAGGTCATCCGGGACAAGGCTGTCGTCCACAAGCTGTTCGCCGAGATCGGGCCGTCGTTCCAGACGCGCGCCGGCGGATACACCCGCATCATCAAGACGGCCCCGCGCAAGGGCGACAATGCGCCGATGGCGATCATCGAGCTGGTGACCGAGGAGACCGTGTCCTCCGCCGCCAACCGTGTTGCCCGTCGGGCCGCCTCCACCAGGGCTGCAGCCCCGAAGGCCGACGCCCCCCGGACCGACACCACGGCGGCCGATGCCGTCGAGGCCCCGCTGGAGGCTCCGACCGAGATCGAGGAGGCCACGCAGGCCGAGCAGGCGGCCGACGAGGCTCCGGCAGAAGGCGAGGCCGAGGCCGTGGAGGCCACGGACTCTGCCGTCACGACCGAGCCCGAGGACGCAGCGGACAAGAAGTAG